From the genome of Cytobacillus firmus, one region includes:
- a CDS encoding aspartyl-phosphate phosphatase Spo0E family protein: protein MCRFCRELRKKIKFYRKVLIETGLRKGLDDPETIRNSQSLDKLIFKYQSKCR from the coding sequence ATGTGTCGTTTCTGCCGAGAGCTTAGAAAAAAGATTAAATTTTATAGAAAAGTGCTTATTGAAACCGGATTAAGAAAAGGGTTAGATGACCCTGAAACTATAAGAAACAGTCAATCTCTTGATAAATTAATTTTCAAGTATCAATCAAAATGCAGATAA
- a CDS encoding XtrA/YqaO family protein, producing MKEAARLKTIEINPRTNRLEIDIMEQKGSFAVVVCEGKARLTELPAHGETEIITHQGKVKRVKFDEGEDF from the coding sequence ATGAAAGAAGCTGCCAGGCTAAAAACAATCGAAATAAACCCTAGGACAAACAGACTGGAAATAGATATAATGGAACAAAAAGGAAGCTTTGCTGTGGTGGTGTGTGAGGGAAAAGCTCGATTAACGGAGTTGCCTGCGCATGGTGAAACGGAGATTATTACACATCAGGGCAAAGTAAAGAGGGTCAAGTTTGATGAGGGGGAAGATTTTTGA
- a CDS encoding phage tail spike protein, with protein MVWHKRFFDSHITSLAFLHEIKDAFGGELRFRVEMHNGKISGRFADLLIKRGEDAGKTFTYEKDLVGVRRIADRSTVFTALIGVGKGNETGLTLNFSNEVRSKASGDAFDKPAGQDWVGDPESLQRWGHRDKNGNLKHLFGTFEYDTDQPGVLLDRTWEKLQEIKNGVMNYEVLVALLENVEGYEHEKIRIGDTVLVQDLSFKPALMLKARVLEMTRSFTNPENDKVVLGQFLPAVSNADENIKMLQSVLLKKEKEWERVPGANEITYTDGNTVESLKPAQAGADVTGDNTAKNTENVGSTPAATIEQNANNAIQKGVAYTNGWNFDDANGVTITRSDNLVRVVESATDGIKIQRRDDVLSAWQDVFFVDTLGKLQIAGDLVGGSSIDVSTDVKVGQNVYLQHAFEDRVNEKGVIFYDPALGGGFDTRIVGTYLKLDIICNNLISLYTSIFDVYASTLRLQGDTQLFINSKQPKQSVPEQGFCGVGGMDSAGITTAVAGTGVNFKVKKPIHLHQSHFQQHQAMHRLQR; from the coding sequence ATGGTTTGGCACAAAAGATTTTTTGATAGTCATATCACTTCTCTTGCTTTCCTTCATGAAATAAAAGATGCCTTTGGCGGTGAACTTCGTTTCAGGGTAGAGATGCATAATGGGAAGATTTCAGGAAGGTTTGCAGATCTTCTTATAAAACGAGGTGAAGATGCCGGGAAAACCTTCACCTATGAAAAAGACCTTGTTGGTGTTAGAAGAATTGCCGATAGATCGACTGTATTTACGGCCCTGATCGGTGTTGGAAAAGGGAATGAAACCGGGCTGACATTAAACTTTTCAAATGAAGTAAGATCAAAGGCTTCCGGTGATGCTTTTGACAAGCCAGCTGGTCAAGATTGGGTTGGTGATCCTGAATCCCTGCAAAGATGGGGGCATAGGGATAAAAACGGAAATCTAAAACATTTATTCGGAACTTTTGAATATGATACTGATCAGCCTGGGGTCCTTCTAGATAGAACTTGGGAAAAACTTCAGGAAATCAAGAATGGGGTAATGAACTATGAAGTGCTTGTTGCCCTTCTTGAAAACGTTGAAGGGTATGAGCATGAAAAAATTCGGATTGGTGACACGGTTCTTGTTCAGGATCTTTCTTTTAAGCCTGCATTAATGCTTAAAGCTCGAGTTCTTGAAATGACAAGATCCTTTACTAATCCTGAAAATGACAAAGTTGTCCTGGGACAATTCCTTCCTGCTGTTTCAAATGCTGATGAAAATATAAAAATGCTGCAATCTGTTCTTTTAAAAAAAGAAAAGGAATGGGAGAGGGTTCCGGGTGCAAATGAAATAACCTATACAGATGGAAATACAGTAGAAAGCCTGAAGCCTGCACAAGCTGGTGCTGATGTTACTGGGGATAATACTGCAAAAAATACCGAAAATGTAGGTTCTACACCTGCTGCTACAATAGAGCAGAATGCAAACAATGCAATTCAAAAGGGAGTTGCTTATACTAACGGTTGGAATTTTGACGATGCAAACGGGGTGACAATTACCCGGTCAGACAACTTGGTTCGGGTTGTGGAAAGTGCAACAGACGGAATTAAAATACAACGCCGGGATGATGTACTATCCGCATGGCAAGATGTTTTCTTTGTAGATACATTAGGAAAGCTGCAAATTGCAGGTGATCTAGTCGGTGGGAGTAGTATTGACGTTTCAACAGATGTAAAAGTAGGTCAAAACGTTTATCTGCAACATGCCTTTGAGGATCGAGTCAATGAAAAGGGAGTTATTTTTTATGATCCTGCACTAGGTGGCGGTTTTGATACAAGGATTGTCGGAACATACCTGAAGTTAGATATAATATGCAACAATCTTATTTCTTTATATACAAGTATTTTTGATGTATATGCTAGCACGTTAAGACTCCAAGGAGATACACAACTTTTTATCAATTCTAAACAACCAAAGCAAAGCGTGCCAGAACAAGGTTTTTGCGGTGTCGGGGGAATGGATTCTGCCGGAATAACGACTGCTGTCGCTGGAACAGGAGTTAATTTTAAAGTAAAAAAACCTATACACCTTCATCAATCACACTTTCAGCAACATCAAGCAATGCATCGCCTACAACGATAA
- a CDS encoding hemolysin XhlA family protein yields MQWISGKQKIQNDLAELKENDEKQQSEINELRRITDFHERDIKDIKDTLREIKDDTKWLRRSITNALIVALVGGAVAIFYAAIKMGGS; encoded by the coding sequence ATGCAGTGGATATCTGGGAAACAGAAAATCCAAAATGATTTAGCTGAATTGAAGGAGAACGACGAAAAGCAACAAAGTGAAATTAATGAATTAAGAAGAATCACAGACTTTCATGAAAGAGACATTAAAGATATAAAAGACACACTCAGGGAAATTAAAGATGACACAAAATGGTTACGGCGATCGATTACAAATGCGCTCATTGTGGCATTAGTCGGTGGAGCTGTGGCTATTTTTTATGCAGCAATTAAGATGGGAGGAAGCTAA
- a CDS encoding phage holin: MYEQPKTWKDWAILLSGWLSLFALGLKAVFSVDITPFASEIANFILLTIFIAVNAWTVWKNTYASKKAKQQKKALQAQGLIKK, encoded by the coding sequence ATGTACGAACAACCGAAAACGTGGAAAGATTGGGCCATCCTTTTAAGCGGGTGGCTTTCTTTATTTGCCCTAGGATTAAAGGCTGTTTTCAGTGTAGACATAACTCCCTTTGCCAGTGAAATTGCTAACTTCATTTTATTGACTATTTTCATTGCGGTAAATGCCTGGACAGTATGGAAAAACACATATGCCAGCAAAAAAGCAAAACAACAGAAAAAGGCGCTGCAAGCACAAGGCTTGATTAAGAAATAA
- a CDS encoding N-acetylmuramoyl-L-alanine amidase, whose amino-acid sequence MVKIFIDPGHGGSDPGAVGNGLQEKNLTLQIATRIKNILTLEYDNVSIHMSRKGDQTVSLSERTNAANAWGADFFLSVHINAGGGTGYEDYVYPGVWAPTTTYQNNIHAEVIKLVDFYDRGKKQANFHVLRETSMPALLTENGFIDNTNDATKLKSSTFIENLARGHVNGIVKSFNLPKKSAAVYHTVVSGDTVYSLSRTYGSTVQQIKDWNNLDDNYTIYVGQVLRVK is encoded by the coding sequence ATGGTAAAAATATTTATCGATCCAGGTCATGGTGGATCAGATCCAGGCGCAGTAGGTAATGGACTTCAAGAAAAGAATTTAACATTACAGATTGCAACTCGCATTAAAAATATTTTAACCCTTGAATATGATAATGTTTCAATTCATATGAGCCGTAAAGGAGATCAAACTGTTTCCTTATCTGAACGTACAAATGCTGCCAATGCATGGGGGGCTGATTTCTTCCTGTCAGTCCACATTAATGCAGGTGGAGGAACTGGCTATGAAGACTATGTTTACCCAGGTGTATGGGCGCCAACAACCACATATCAAAATAATATCCATGCTGAAGTAATTAAGTTGGTTGACTTCTATGATAGAGGCAAAAAGCAAGCAAATTTCCATGTACTACGGGAAACAAGCATGCCAGCACTTTTAACGGAAAATGGTTTTATTGACAATACTAATGATGCTACTAAATTAAAATCAAGTACTTTCATTGAAAATCTTGCCCGTGGCCATGTAAATGGAATTGTGAAGAGTTTTAACCTTCCGAAGAAAAGTGCAGCAGTTTATCACACTGTTGTTTCTGGTGATACTGTTTATTCCTTAAGTAGGACTTACGGTAGCACTGTACAGCAAATTAAAGATTGGAATAACCTTGATGATAATTACACTATTTATGTAGGACAAGTACTTCGAGTGAAATAG
- a CDS encoding spore germination protein, translated as MKSKNVFLDYQEIRTVLNDSPDLMCRKMELGRQTIQIVFMKNLINQEVLNEYVIKYMQSIPEKHLNYTYLVNNIPIEEIKTEIEKNEFILSLLKGFSYIYFLNEKKGFIVNCNNTLERSIEKAETESLVYGPKISFTESLSSNIKIIRQNLNDYNLCTDSLTIGERVKKEVRIVYIKDIANDETLNNLKERLEKIKPDNINDSSVLAQCLEDDHYSFFPQLLLTELPDRFIYSILNGRIGVFMDGSPVAIIGPANFFSFFESTEDIYLRWSLSTFIRFTRIFAMIVSLFLTAFYVATMTYHFELIPSKLLIIIGQSRSQVPFPPLLEALLLELLIELLREAGARLPSKVGQTMGIVGGIVVGQATVEAGLTSNILIIIVAFSALGAFLAPIYEMGTAIRIARFPCIILAGLWGLNGIMISVCILMVHLLKLTSLNKPYLAPLYPFRKEDLKYFLFRLPHHFYTKRPVVNRPKDTIRIRER; from the coding sequence ATGAAAAGCAAAAATGTCTTCCTAGATTATCAGGAAATAAGAACCGTGCTTAATGACTCGCCAGATTTGATGTGTAGAAAAATGGAATTGGGAAGGCAAACTATTCAAATCGTTTTTATGAAGAATTTAATTAATCAGGAAGTCCTAAATGAATATGTTATTAAATACATGCAATCAATTCCAGAAAAACACTTAAATTACACTTATTTGGTTAATAACATACCAATTGAGGAAATAAAAACTGAAATCGAAAAGAATGAGTTCATCTTATCTCTTTTAAAAGGATTTTCTTATATTTATTTCTTGAATGAGAAAAAAGGTTTTATAGTAAATTGCAATAATACTCTTGAAAGATCCATTGAGAAGGCAGAAACAGAATCATTAGTATATGGACCTAAGATATCCTTTACAGAGTCATTGTCATCAAATATCAAGATTATCAGGCAAAACCTTAATGATTATAATTTGTGTACTGATAGCTTAACGATTGGGGAACGTGTTAAGAAGGAAGTAAGAATCGTATATATAAAAGATATAGCAAATGATGAAACACTAAATAACCTTAAAGAAAGATTAGAAAAAATAAAGCCAGATAATATTAATGATAGTTCAGTTTTAGCGCAATGCCTAGAAGACGATCACTACTCATTTTTTCCGCAGCTTCTTTTAACAGAATTACCCGATCGATTTATTTACTCGATTTTGAACGGGCGAATTGGTGTATTTATGGATGGCAGTCCAGTAGCTATTATTGGGCCAGCTAACTTTTTTTCGTTCTTTGAATCAACAGAAGATATCTATTTAAGGTGGTCGCTAAGTACATTTATACGATTTACTCGAATTTTTGCTATGATAGTATCTTTATTTTTAACTGCATTCTATGTGGCTACAATGACCTATCATTTTGAACTGATACCTTCTAAATTGTTGATAATAATAGGACAATCGCGCTCACAAGTTCCTTTTCCACCTTTATTAGAAGCTCTTTTACTTGAATTATTAATTGAATTACTTAGAGAAGCTGGTGCACGACTCCCTTCTAAAGTAGGTCAAACAATGGGGATTGTTGGAGGAATTGTTGTAGGCCAAGCTACAGTTGAGGCAGGATTAACAAGTAATATTTTAATTATTATAGTTGCCTTCAGTGCACTAGGGGCTTTTCTGGCTCCTATTTATGAAATGGGTACTGCGATTCGGATAGCAAGATTTCCATGTATTATTTTGGCTGGTTTATGGGGTTTGAATGGGATTATGATTAGTGTTTGTATACTAATGGTTCATTTGTTAAAGCTAACGTCTTTAAATAAGCCCTATCTTGCGCCATTATATCCGTTCAGAAAGGAGGATTTAAAATACTTTCTATTTCGGCTCCCCCACCATTTTTATACCAAACGCCCTGTAGTCAATCGCCCAAAAGATACAATTCGAATAAGGGAGAGGTAA
- a CDS encoding GerAB/ArcD/ProY family transporter — translation MKSNAIVNAFMAFFIIHTSQFGMGILGAPRIVYLESKKDAWISVLLSGIAISFITWIMISILKQNENRTLFEIHENLFGRMFGSIINVVIVVYFMAVHYSITISYVELSLTWGYEGLYEWVGVLSLVLITIYGVSGGFRVVAGICFLSFIIVIWMLFVLYQPLQSLNLDRILPILSTSPTEIMNGVYKSSYTMLGFEALLFLFPFFKEKKKVHLYSQLAIWFTTFLVLIITIFSILFFSSKELELNIWPFVSIISTMRFPFIERFEFIVVSIWIIVIFPNLCISLFLSSNGVKQIFRIKQKYGIWIISIIIFICSFFITKRVDNDYFIDKVAQIGFYLWFVYPVVLYGIITIKSKIVGRS, via the coding sequence ATGAAGTCAAATGCCATTGTCAATGCCTTTATGGCCTTTTTTATTATACACACATCTCAATTTGGTATGGGTATCCTTGGAGCTCCAAGAATCGTGTACTTAGAATCTAAGAAAGATGCCTGGATTTCGGTTTTACTGTCTGGTATAGCAATTAGCTTTATAACTTGGATAATGATATCCATACTTAAACAGAATGAAAATCGTACGCTATTTGAAATACATGAAAATTTATTTGGACGTATGTTTGGCAGCATCATTAATGTCGTAATTGTCGTTTACTTTATGGCAGTTCATTATTCAATCACCATAAGTTATGTTGAACTATCACTTACGTGGGGTTATGAAGGTCTCTATGAATGGGTCGGTGTCCTGTCATTAGTTTTGATAACAATTTATGGTGTGTCTGGCGGATTCAGAGTTGTTGCTGGTATTTGTTTTTTATCTTTTATTATTGTCATATGGATGTTATTCGTATTGTATCAACCTCTTCAAAGTTTAAATCTCGATAGAATATTACCCATTTTATCGACTAGTCCGACTGAAATTATGAATGGAGTCTACAAAAGTAGCTATACAATGTTGGGCTTCGAGGCGTTACTTTTTCTTTTTCCATTTTTCAAGGAGAAAAAAAAAGTCCACTTATACAGTCAACTGGCAATATGGTTTACAACATTTCTTGTTTTAATCATTACCATTTTCTCTATATTGTTTTTTAGCTCAAAAGAATTAGAGTTAAATATCTGGCCATTTGTCAGCATTATCAGTACTATGCGTTTTCCGTTTATTGAGCGCTTTGAATTTATAGTAGTTTCAATATGGATAATCGTAATTTTTCCTAACTTGTGTATATCGTTATTTTTATCTTCCAATGGTGTTAAACAGATTTTTCGCATAAAGCAGAAATATGGAATATGGATAATTTCAATTATCATTTTTATCTGCAGTTTTTTTATCACCAAAAGAGTTGATAATGATTATTTTATAGATAAAGTTGCTCAAATTGGATTTTATTTATGGTTTGTATACCCTGTAGTTTTATATGGCATCATTACCATTAAATCAAAAATCGTTGGTCGTTCATAA
- a CDS encoding Ger(x)C family spore germination protein, which translates to MKLRFFILVCTLICTSCVPPSKIIEMQGISTILGFDLLDDETYKGTISLLQFDGSQGKTSTTISAEGSTSKEIRQRLEQQTSHDISSGQLRTILFDKKMAEEGIFSFLDTMLRDTSINPLIFLAITDKSEETINSKEYEEFPEMGSYMYQLLDKHEKKEMLINSNLHDFVSALYESGIDPTLPIIKNIKGEAPFIEAVALFRDDKMVGSISLIKTFYIKLFTNKNAFLGDLTLTIPSDKLEKTGVLISENAENEKYKITLHPINYHGKIEVVNNEIVNLNASISVSILETQPSASIIDKESTRKLERLIGEELKNEFEKILEELKILETDPIGIGRKIKSLRKYSHLSNGELSEKYSALKIKPNITVEIKRPGAVN; encoded by the coding sequence ATGAAATTAAGATTCTTTATTTTGGTTTGTACCCTTATCTGTACTTCATGTGTCCCTCCAAGCAAAATAATCGAGATGCAGGGTATTTCAACTATTCTTGGTTTTGACTTACTGGATGATGAGACTTACAAAGGCACAATAAGTCTTTTGCAATTTGACGGTTCACAGGGAAAGACAAGTACTACCATTTCTGCTGAGGGTTCTACCAGTAAAGAAATTCGACAAAGGCTGGAGCAGCAAACAAGCCATGACATTTCCTCTGGACAATTAAGAACCATCTTATTTGATAAAAAAATGGCTGAGGAAGGGATATTTTCATTTCTTGATACGATGCTAAGAGACACCAGCATAAATCCCCTCATATTCTTAGCGATCACAGACAAATCGGAGGAAACGATAAATAGTAAAGAATATGAAGAGTTTCCTGAAATGGGTTCCTATATGTATCAGTTACTGGACAAACATGAGAAAAAAGAAATGTTAATAAACTCTAACTTGCATGACTTTGTTTCCGCATTATATGAGAGTGGCATTGATCCTACGCTGCCTATTATAAAAAATATTAAAGGTGAAGCACCTTTTATAGAAGCAGTAGCATTATTCAGGGATGATAAAATGGTTGGTTCTATTTCTTTAATCAAAACCTTCTACATAAAATTATTCACTAACAAAAATGCTTTCTTAGGGGATTTAACCTTAACGATACCTTCTGATAAATTAGAGAAAACTGGAGTACTTATCTCTGAGAATGCAGAAAATGAAAAGTATAAAATTACCTTACACCCTATCAATTATCACGGGAAAATTGAGGTAGTTAATAATGAAATAGTAAACTTAAACGCGTCTATTTCAGTTTCAATATTAGAAACTCAGCCATCCGCTTCCATAATTGATAAAGAATCAACAAGAAAATTAGAGCGCTTGATTGGTGAAGAACTTAAAAATGAATTCGAGAAAATTCTTGAGGAATTAAAAATCTTAGAAACAGATCCCATAGGAATTGGAAGAAAAATAAAAAGTTTAAGGAAATATTCTCATTTAAGCAATGGAGAATTAAGTGAGAAGTATTCTGCACTAAAGATAAAGCCAAATATAACTGTAGAAATTAAGCGGCCTGGAGCAGTTAATTAG
- a CDS encoding acyltransferase family protein — protein MKQRDYYFDNAKFILIFFVVFGHLLRSFIEDNETIYTVYKVIYTFHMPAFILVSGFFAKGFYKKGYIKKIAKKLILPYIIFQVIYSVFYYFLYNKGTFELDPFNPHWSLWFLISMFCWNIMLLFFAKYKAVYSLAATFIIGLAVGYADWISNYLSLSRTFVFFPLFLLGYYLKKEHLYALFQPKFRISAFAIFAVVFIGFYLYPEVDYKWLLGSKPYTEMGAASIGAVFTRLGFYILSLIMVFSFFAFVPRKQYFFTNLGKNTLYVYLLHGFFVRVFRESEVQGFFTKPENFLLLAGISLLLTLLLSSKLITSFAQPIIELKTSQLKKLKDRSRAYARFYRKKLTS, from the coding sequence ATGAAACAACGTGACTATTACTTCGACAATGCTAAGTTTATCCTGATCTTCTTTGTCGTTTTCGGGCATTTGCTCCGCTCTTTTATTGAAGATAATGAGACAATTTATACAGTATATAAAGTGATTTATACGTTCCATATGCCGGCATTTATATTGGTATCCGGTTTTTTCGCAAAAGGCTTTTATAAAAAAGGCTATATAAAGAAAATTGCCAAAAAACTTATACTGCCATATATCATTTTCCAGGTTATTTATTCCGTTTTTTATTACTTTTTATATAATAAAGGCACCTTTGAGCTGGATCCTTTTAACCCGCATTGGTCATTATGGTTCCTGATCAGCATGTTCTGCTGGAATATCATGCTTTTATTCTTCGCAAAGTATAAAGCGGTTTACTCCCTGGCAGCTACTTTTATCATAGGGCTTGCTGTCGGATATGCTGATTGGATTTCAAACTATTTAAGTTTATCAAGGACGTTTGTGTTCTTCCCTTTATTTTTATTGGGATATTATTTAAAGAAAGAGCATTTATATGCTCTATTCCAGCCGAAGTTCAGGATTAGTGCATTTGCTATTTTTGCTGTCGTCTTTATCGGCTTTTACCTTTACCCTGAAGTGGATTACAAATGGCTGCTTGGATCGAAGCCATATACAGAAATGGGGGCAGCATCCATTGGAGCAGTCTTTACGAGATTGGGCTTTTATATCCTAAGCTTGATCATGGTATTTAGCTTCTTTGCTTTTGTGCCGCGCAAACAATATTTCTTTACTAATTTAGGAAAGAATACACTTTATGTATATCTGCTTCACGGGTTCTTTGTACGGGTATTCAGAGAAAGTGAAGTACAGGGTTTCTTCACTAAACCGGAAAACTTTCTGCTGCTTGCCGGTATATCGCTGCTGCTGACCTTGCTTCTCTCAAGCAAACTGATTACATCATTTGCACAGCCTATCATTGAACTGAAGACATCACAGCTTAAGAAGCTGAAAGATAGATCAAGGGCATATGCGAGATTTTATCGTAAAAAACTTACAAGTTAG
- a CDS encoding methyl-accepting chemotaxis protein — MKGVRKFKSGKKERKASSKSKKPDIDKFFNKVASTSWWKNLKLGQKYGVALFVTIGLFTVSTVLTFFLLTIANSKMETVRDSGEKAIKITESAATFHHKGSTIGNFIIDSNPKHLKTFDQLTEEFDKLKKEISPDLSNTKSKDLFKQIDENDLKITSLFHDVIEPKVKLQHEREYRLGKLQADNIISETVEKLNTLSSMMKEDQHKAVSSAKSSLILTLIALGISIIVSAILGIASIVFIGRIISKKLTSIVQFSNEIAKGNLNADSVVYEGNDEVAQLSRAMNSMKEKLQTMIQEINAVSGYVTERSGELNIAANEVKAASQQVASTMQELSGGAEDQAGSATRLSLLMDEYLERVKEAAYSGNEIMSASTEVLSLTEDGNKLMKKSQEQMGLINGIMKSSVDKVNGLDDQTKQISRLVKVIKEIADQTNLLALNAAIEAARAGEHGRGFAVVADEVRKLAEQVSYSVSDITKIVGGIQAESNSVAVSLQAGYVQVEKGTEQIQLTGQTFQKIYEAINSMSANVSDISRSLEQVSINSSHMNQSIGNIAAVSEESAAGIEQTSASMAQTNHSMEEISDNALSLSELAEQLNEMITKFKL, encoded by the coding sequence TTGAAAGGGGTAAGGAAATTCAAATCAGGAAAGAAGGAACGAAAAGCTTCATCAAAGTCTAAAAAGCCTGATATAGACAAGTTTTTTAATAAAGTGGCCAGCACAAGCTGGTGGAAGAACCTGAAGCTTGGCCAGAAATATGGGGTCGCGCTTTTTGTGACCATTGGTCTATTCACAGTTTCAACCGTCCTTACTTTTTTTCTGCTTACAATTGCCAATTCAAAAATGGAGACTGTTAGGGATTCAGGAGAAAAAGCCATTAAAATTACTGAATCAGCGGCCACATTCCACCATAAAGGGAGCACGATTGGAAACTTTATCATTGACTCCAATCCAAAACATTTAAAGACATTTGACCAGCTGACAGAGGAATTTGATAAATTAAAGAAGGAAATTTCTCCGGATCTGAGCAATACAAAATCCAAAGACCTATTTAAACAAATTGATGAAAATGATCTAAAAATCACCAGTTTATTTCATGATGTCATTGAGCCAAAAGTAAAACTTCAGCATGAAAGAGAATATAGGCTTGGGAAATTGCAGGCAGATAATATTATTTCTGAAACGGTTGAGAAATTGAATACCCTTAGCAGCATGATGAAAGAGGATCAGCATAAAGCTGTATCTTCTGCTAAATCCAGTCTGATCCTAACTTTGATAGCACTTGGCATTTCAATCATCGTTTCCGCTATTCTTGGAATCGCAAGTATTGTTTTTATAGGACGTATTATTTCAAAAAAGTTAACTTCAATCGTACAGTTCTCAAATGAAATTGCAAAAGGAAACCTCAATGCAGATTCAGTAGTATATGAGGGTAATGATGAAGTGGCACAGCTTAGCAGAGCCATGAATTCCATGAAAGAAAAACTGCAGACTATGATTCAGGAAATAAATGCAGTTTCTGGATATGTTACAGAAAGAAGCGGAGAACTCAATATTGCGGCAAATGAAGTAAAAGCAGCCAGCCAGCAGGTTGCTTCAACCATGCAGGAGCTTTCAGGAGGGGCTGAAGATCAGGCTGGATCTGCAACACGTTTGTCCTTATTGATGGACGAGTACCTGGAAAGAGTGAAAGAAGCGGCATACAGCGGGAATGAAATTATGAGTGCTTCTACAGAGGTGTTATCGCTTACTGAGGATGGAAACAAGCTTATGAAAAAATCCCAGGAACAAATGGGATTAATTAATGGGATTATGAAGTCGTCTGTGGACAAGGTTAACGGGCTGGATGATCAGACCAAACAAATCTCGAGGCTGGTTAAAGTTATAAAGGAAATTGCTGACCAGACCAACCTGCTCGCATTAAACGCAGCAATTGAAGCTGCCAGAGCCGGTGAGCACGGAAGAGGTTTTGCAGTTGTGGCAGATGAGGTGAGGAAGCTGGCTGAGCAAGTATCCTATTCAGTATCGGATATCACCAAGATTGTCGGAGGTATTCAAGCAGAGTCTAACAGTGTAGCCGTGTCACTTCAAGCAGGCTATGTTCAGGTTGAAAAGGGAACGGAGCAAATCCAACTGACAGGACAAACATTCCAGAAAATTTATGAGGCAATTAACTCGATGTCTGCCAATGTCAGCGATATTTCCCGCAGCCTAGAGCAGGTATCAATTAACTCTTCACATATGAACCAGTCTATTGGCAATATTGCTGCAGTATCTGAGGAATCTGCTGCAGGCATCGAACAAACGAGTGCATCAATGGCTCAGACTAACCATTCAATGGAGGAAATTTCAGATAATGCACTGTCTCTGTCGGAATTGGCAGAACAGCTAAATGAAATGATTACAAAATTCAAACTGTAA